In Pseudomonas sp. ADAK18, a single window of DNA contains:
- the dsbG gene encoding thiol:disulfide interchange protein DsbG, whose product MPRLRHLLTLLPLTLVATQALAEDWPAPIKQIEAKGAKIIGSFDAPSGLKGYAAQYQNRGMALYLTADGKSVIAGNLYDAQGNDLSAAPLEKLVYAPMSKEVWAKMEQSNWIQDGNKDAPRTVYLFSDPNCPYCNMFWEQARPWVKAGKVQLRHVMVGIIREDSPGKSAALLASKDPQKALEAHEGAGKGSKLQPLEKIPADIQAKLDANMKLMEELELSATPAIFYMDDKGQLQQQQGAPSPDKLAKILGPK is encoded by the coding sequence ATGCCCCGCCTCCGCCACCTGCTGACCCTGCTGCCCCTGACCCTCGTCGCCACACAGGCCTTGGCCGAAGACTGGCCGGCGCCGATCAAACAGATCGAAGCCAAGGGCGCCAAGATCATCGGCAGCTTCGACGCCCCCAGCGGCCTCAAGGGTTATGCCGCGCAATACCAGAACCGGGGCATGGCGCTGTACCTGACTGCCGATGGCAAAAGTGTCATCGCCGGCAACCTGTACGACGCTCAAGGCAACGACCTGAGCGCCGCGCCCCTGGAAAAACTGGTGTATGCGCCGATGTCCAAAGAAGTCTGGGCCAAGATGGAACAGAGCAACTGGATCCAGGACGGCAACAAGGACGCACCACGCACCGTCTACCTGTTCAGCGACCCCAACTGCCCGTACTGCAACATGTTCTGGGAACAGGCACGGCCGTGGGTGAAGGCTGGCAAGGTGCAGTTGCGGCACGTCATGGTCGGGATTATTCGTGAGGACAGCCCGGGCAAGTCGGCCGCGTTGCTGGCCAGCAAAGACCCACAAAAAGCCCTGGAAGCCCACGAAGGCGCGGGTAAAGGCAGCAAGTTGCAGCCGCTGGAGAAGATCCCTGCGGATATCCAGGCCAAGCTCGATGCCAATATGAAGTTGATGGAGGAGCTGGAATTGTCGGCGACGCCGGCGATTTTCTATATGGACGACAAGGGTCAGTTGCAGCAACAGCAAGGCGCGCCGTCGCCGGATAAGTTGGCGAAGATTCTCGGGCCGAAATAA
- a CDS encoding TlpA disulfide reductase family protein, with the protein MLTFTIGTFAIALNHLLLISALILATLVGWHVAKRGGENPESVLFTLFLLGMLSARIGFVVMYWAYYRNDLLQIIDLRDGGFLAWPGVIVLILGALLYGWRRPLLRKPLSAGVITGLAFWVLASFSLTIYEKGTRLPEITLRNANGETVQLTDYQGGPLVINLWATWCPPCRREMPVLENAQKQRPDVTFLFVNQAESMQSVSTYLATQGLNLDNVLFDASGRLGQAVGSMALPTTLFYEPDGRLINSHLGELSQASLARAMERFETDATTAKPAPTRKPLCPASATC; encoded by the coding sequence ATGCTGACCTTCACCATCGGCACCTTCGCCATCGCCTTGAACCACTTGCTGCTGATCAGCGCGCTGATCCTCGCCACCCTGGTGGGCTGGCACGTGGCCAAGCGCGGTGGCGAGAACCCGGAGTCGGTACTGTTCACCCTGTTTTTGCTGGGTATGCTCAGCGCCCGGATCGGTTTCGTGGTGATGTACTGGGCCTACTACCGTAACGACCTACTGCAAATCATCGACCTGCGCGACGGCGGTTTCCTCGCCTGGCCCGGTGTCATCGTCCTGATCCTCGGTGCCCTGCTGTATGGCTGGCGCCGTCCGCTCCTGCGCAAACCCTTGAGTGCGGGCGTGATCACCGGTCTGGCCTTCTGGGTCCTGGCCAGCTTCTCCCTGACGATCTATGAGAAAGGCACCCGCCTGCCCGAGATCACCCTGCGCAACGCCAACGGCGAAACCGTGCAACTGACCGATTACCAGGGCGGCCCCTTGGTGATCAACCTCTGGGCCACTTGGTGCCCACCGTGCCGCCGGGAAATGCCGGTGCTGGAAAATGCCCAGAAACAACGGCCCGACGTGACCTTCCTGTTCGTCAACCAGGCCGAAAGCATGCAGAGCGTCAGTACTTACCTGGCGACCCAAGGCCTGAACCTGGACAACGTGCTGTTCGACGCCAGCGGCCGCCTCGGCCAGGCCGTGGGCTCCATGGCCTTGCCGACTACACTGTTTTACGAACCTGACGGACGCCTGATCAACAGCCATCTGGGCGAACTGTCCCAGGCCAGCCTCGCCCGTGCCATGGAACGTTTCGAGACCGACGCCACCACCGCCAAGCCGGCTCCAACAAGGAAACCCTTATGCCCCGCCTCCGCCACCTGCTGA
- the dsbD gene encoding protein-disulfide reductase DsbD, with protein MRHLFLFLLVLFAGFAQAAPGNNPFETKPDFLPVGKAFTFTSERLASGETQLYWQIADGYYLYQQRMKFDGLAEKPALPQGEAHSDEFFGEQQVYRQGLEVKIPAGATGQVKLGWQGCADAGLCYPPQSITVDLGGNPAVAATAEAQDQSLASGLQQRSLGWSLLVFFGLGLLLAFAPCSLPMLPILAGLVVGSGASPRRGFALATSYVVCMALIYAALGVLAALLGGNLAALLQTPWILGSFAALFVILALPMFGFFELQLPAFLRDRLDNVSRQQSGGSLIGAGVLGALSGLLVGPCMTAPLAGALLYIAQSGNALHGGLILFAMGIGIGVPLLLLVTVGNRFLPKPGTWMNVLKGVFGFLFLATAVLMIRPVVGETLWLALWGVLALVMAYCGWRLASHHGLAAKVLGAGSLVLGLWGGLLVVGAAGGSDDLWQPLKVFTGSQVASAPSAHDAFTTISDPAVLQSQLDSAKAQGQWVLLDYYADWCVSCKIMEKQVFGKPEVMDALKDVRLLRLDVTADNAASRELLGRYKVPGPPSFVWIGPNGEERRAQRITGEVNAEAFLQRWTQTRDAL; from the coding sequence ATGCGGCATCTGTTTCTCTTCTTGCTGGTGTTATTCGCGGGATTCGCCCAGGCTGCGCCGGGTAATAATCCTTTCGAGACCAAACCCGATTTCCTCCCGGTGGGCAAAGCCTTCACCTTTACCTCCGAGCGCCTGGCCTCTGGCGAAACCCAACTGTATTGGCAGATTGCCGACGGTTATTACCTGTACCAGCAACGCATGAAGTTCGATGGCCTGGCCGAAAAACCAGCACTTCCGCAAGGCGAAGCCCATAGCGACGAGTTCTTCGGCGAGCAGCAAGTGTACCGCCAAGGCCTGGAGGTGAAGATTCCAGCGGGTGCCACCGGTCAGGTCAAGCTGGGCTGGCAGGGCTGCGCGGATGCCGGACTGTGTTATCCGCCGCAGTCGATCACCGTGGATCTGGGCGGCAACCCCGCCGTCGCGGCCACCGCTGAGGCCCAGGACCAGAGCCTGGCCAGCGGTCTGCAACAACGCAGCCTGGGCTGGAGCCTGCTGGTGTTCTTTGGCCTGGGGTTGCTGCTGGCCTTCGCGCCCTGTTCCTTGCCCATGCTGCCAATCCTCGCTGGCCTGGTAGTGGGCAGCGGCGCCAGTCCACGACGCGGCTTCGCCCTGGCCACCAGCTATGTGGTGTGCATGGCACTCATCTATGCCGCCCTGGGCGTATTGGCTGCCTTGTTGGGGGGCAATCTCGCTGCCCTGCTGCAAACCCCGTGGATCCTCGGCAGCTTTGCCGCGCTGTTTGTGATCCTCGCCTTGCCAATGTTCGGCTTCTTTGAATTGCAACTGCCGGCCTTCCTGCGCGATCGCCTGGACAACGTCAGCCGCCAGCAAAGCGGCGGTAGCCTGATCGGTGCCGGTGTACTCGGTGCCCTGTCCGGCTTGCTGGTAGGGCCGTGCATGACCGCACCGCTGGCCGGCGCCCTGCTGTATATCGCCCAGAGCGGCAACGCACTGCACGGTGGCTTGATCCTGTTTGCCATGGGCATCGGCATCGGTGTGCCGCTGTTGCTGCTGGTGACCGTGGGCAATCGCTTCCTGCCCAAACCAGGCACCTGGATGAACGTGCTCAAGGGCGTCTTCGGCTTCCTGTTCCTCGCGACCGCCGTGCTGATGATTCGTCCGGTGGTCGGTGAAACCCTGTGGCTTGCTTTGTGGGGCGTGTTGGCGCTGGTCATGGCCTACTGCGGCTGGCGGCTGGCCAGTCACCATGGTCTCGCGGCCAAGGTGCTGGGCGCCGGTTCCCTGGTCCTGGGCCTGTGGGGCGGCCTACTGGTGGTGGGTGCGGCGGGTGGCAGCGATGACCTGTGGCAGCCGCTCAAGGTCTTCACCGGTTCGCAAGTCGCCAGTGCGCCAAGCGCCCACGACGCTTTCACGACGATCAGCGACCCGGCCGTGCTGCAAAGCCAACTCGACAGCGCCAAGGCCCAGGGCCAATGGGTGCTGCTGGACTACTACGCCGACTGGTGCGTGTCGTGCAAGATCATGGAAAAACAAGTGTTCGGCAAACCTGAAGTGATGGACGCCCTCAAGGACGTGCGCCTGTTGCGTCTGGACGTCACTGCCGACAACGCCGCCAGCCGCGAACTGTTGGGCCGCTACAAAGTACCCGGGCCACCCAGCTTTGTCTGGATCGGCCCCAACGGTGAAGAACGCCGCGCCCAGCGCATCACCGGCGAAGTCAACGCCGAAGCTTTCCTGCAACGCTGGACCCAGACCCGGGATGCCCTCTGA
- a CDS encoding response regulator, whose translation MHVLVCEDDELIASGIVAGLGAQGFTVERVATAAAARAMLKAAEFDIMVLDLGLPDEDGLKLLQQQRSQGLEIPVLILTARDSVTNRVDGLQAGADDYLLKPFDLRELAARLQTLLRRVAGRSVNLIEHGRLTYNPSSRETLLGGQSVDLSRREQALLQALLHNRGRVLSSEQLKDSVYGFNDELESNALNVHIHHLRRKLGNGIVETVRGLGYRLGPADGGEDAS comes from the coding sequence ATGCACGTACTGGTCTGTGAAGACGATGAGCTGATCGCCAGCGGCATTGTTGCCGGCCTTGGCGCCCAGGGCTTTACGGTCGAACGCGTCGCGACGGCTGCTGCCGCGCGGGCAATGCTCAAGGCGGCTGAGTTCGACATCATGGTGCTGGACCTCGGCTTGCCGGATGAAGACGGCCTGAAACTGCTGCAACAACAGCGTAGCCAAGGCCTGGAAATCCCGGTGCTGATCCTCACCGCCCGGGATTCGGTGACCAACCGGGTCGATGGCCTGCAAGCCGGCGCCGACGATTACCTACTCAAACCCTTCGATTTGCGGGAGCTGGCTGCGCGCTTGCAGACCTTGTTACGTCGGGTGGCCGGGCGCAGCGTCAACCTGATCGAGCACGGGCGCCTGACCTATAACCCCAGCAGCCGCGAAACCTTGCTGGGCGGTCAATCGGTGGACCTGTCCCGCCGCGAGCAGGCGCTGTTGCAGGCCTTGTTGCATAACCGTGGGCGGGTGCTGTCCAGCGAGCAGTTGAAAGACAGCGTCTACGGCTTCAACGACGAACTGGAAAGCAACGCCTTGAACGTCCATATCCACCACCTGCGGCGCAAACTGGGCAATGGCATCGTCGAAACCGTGCGCGGCCTTGGCTATCGCCTGGGCCCGGCTGATGGTGGAGAGGACGCTTCGTGA
- a CDS encoding ATP-binding protein, which yields MSLRLRLTFKLGAAFVLIWALAAAWMLSDLRNQMMFSLDQRLVASARMVAGLMEQLPALPTKGEGTHFSAEQLNIPGGMACQVSSLRGEILARSHTTPDQGLESHQSGFRDQMIDGTSWRSFTLARGDLFITTADRQVEREALNLSILLAASVPVGVALLGCLCLLWLGIGQSLVPLNRMRDALMRRSADSLEPLQIHPLPSELKPLLDTQNQLLQRIAKTIERERRLTGDAAHELRSPLTAIKTHLQVARMTEGAARDRSLAHAEEGADRLHRTLEQLLLLARVEGSLSFDDGLQSSAEQVARLAIQDANAGDNSRIDLILPANLPETPVEMPVGLAVAALRNLLDNALRHTPADTRVELSIFTVADNVVFQVRDHGAPISSEDLQHLTQRFWRNGNSDGCGLGLAIVQAIVQRCSCSLKFDSQPDGLRVELGMPLRR from the coding sequence ATGAGCCTGCGCCTGCGCCTGACGTTCAAGTTGGGCGCCGCCTTTGTGCTGATCTGGGCGCTGGCGGCGGCCTGGATGCTCAGTGACCTGCGCAACCAGATGATGTTTTCCCTGGATCAGCGACTGGTGGCGTCAGCGCGCATGGTCGCCGGCTTGATGGAGCAGTTGCCGGCCTTGCCTACCAAAGGCGAAGGTACCCATTTCAGCGCCGAACAGTTGAATATCCCTGGCGGCATGGCGTGTCAGGTCAGTTCTTTGCGCGGGGAAATTCTCGCCCGCAGCCACACCACCCCGGACCAGGGCCTGGAGTCGCACCAGAGTGGTTTTCGCGATCAGATGATCGACGGCACGAGCTGGCGCAGTTTCACCCTGGCCCGCGGCGACCTGTTCATCACCACCGCCGACCGCCAGGTGGAGCGTGAGGCGTTGAACCTGTCGATCCTGCTGGCGGCATCGGTACCGGTAGGCGTTGCCTTGCTGGGTTGCCTATGCCTGCTGTGGCTGGGCATCGGCCAGAGCCTGGTGCCGCTTAATCGCATGCGTGATGCCTTGATGCGCCGCAGCGCCGACTCCCTGGAGCCGTTGCAGATTCATCCGCTGCCCAGCGAGCTCAAACCGCTGCTCGACACCCAGAACCAACTGCTGCAGCGTATCGCCAAGACCATCGAACGCGAACGCCGCCTGACCGGTGATGCCGCCCACGAACTGCGCAGCCCGCTGACGGCAATCAAGACCCACCTGCAAGTGGCGCGCATGACCGAAGGCGCCGCACGTGACCGGTCCCTGGCCCATGCCGAGGAGGGCGCCGACCGCCTGCACCGCACCCTTGAACAGTTGCTGTTGTTGGCCCGGGTCGAGGGCAGCCTGTCGTTCGACGACGGTTTGCAATCGAGCGCCGAACAAGTGGCACGCCTGGCAATCCAGGACGCCAACGCCGGGGACAACTCGCGCATCGACCTGATCCTGCCGGCCAATTTGCCTGAGACACCGGTGGAAATGCCGGTGGGCCTGGCCGTCGCCGCCTTGCGCAACCTGCTGGATAACGCCTTGCGTCATACGCCGGCGGATACCCGAGTGGAACTGAGCATCTTCACCGTCGCCGATAACGTGGTGTTCCAGGTGCGGGACCATGGTGCGCCGATCTCCAGCGAAGACCTGCAACACCTGACCCAACGCTTCTGGCGCAACGGCAACAGCGACGGGTGCGGCCTGGGCTTGGCCATCGTGCAAGCCATCGTGCAACGCTGCTCATGTTCCTTGAAATTCGACAGCCAGCCTGATGGCCTGCGGGTTGAACTGGGCATGCCGCTGCGCCGCTGA
- a CDS encoding N-acetylmuramoyl-L-alanine amidase, with the protein MLVIDTTYPAKNFNQRDGETVRQVIVHYTAAPFASSLRALTQDGVSAHYLLADPHDCSYRAAGYDELRVFRLVDEQHRAWHAGVSQWAGRDNLNSRSIGIEIVNLARDDAGVFTFPAYDPEQIELLIALIRDIQGRYPGIGPTDILGHSDVAYWRKSDPGPRLPWRQLFEAGVGAWFDGVTQEVYQRRFSMGLPPEVEIERAFQRYGYAAAKNRQAFQQRVRAFQMHFRPDKFDGRLDAETCGILYALNDKYTGVAG; encoded by the coding sequence ATGTTGGTCATCGATACCACATACCCCGCAAAAAACTTCAACCAACGCGATGGCGAAACCGTGCGCCAGGTCATCGTGCATTACACCGCTGCGCCATTTGCCAGTTCCTTGCGCGCGCTGACTCAGGATGGGGTCAGCGCTCACTATTTGCTGGCCGATCCCCATGACTGCAGTTACCGCGCTGCCGGCTATGACGAGTTGCGGGTGTTCCGCCTGGTGGACGAGCAGCACCGCGCCTGGCATGCCGGCGTCAGCCAATGGGCCGGGCGCGACAACCTCAACAGCCGCTCCATCGGCATCGAAATCGTCAACCTGGCCCGTGATGACGCGGGCGTCTTTACCTTTCCCGCCTATGACCCTGAGCAGATTGAGTTGTTGATCGCCTTGATCCGCGACATTCAGGGACGTTATCCGGGCATCGGTCCCACCGACATTCTTGGCCACAGCGACGTGGCGTACTGGCGCAAAAGCGATCCTGGCCCGCGCTTGCCCTGGCGCCAACTGTTCGAGGCAGGGGTGGGTGCCTGGTTCGATGGGGTTACCCAAGAGGTCTACCAGCGCAGGTTTTCCATGGGCCTGCCGCCGGAAGTGGAGATCGAAAGGGCATTCCAGCGCTACGGTTACGCGGCGGCAAAAAATCGCCAGGCCTTCCAGCAGCGGGTGCGGGCGTTCCAGATGCATTTTCGTCCCGATAAATTTGACGGACGGTTGGATGCTGAAACCTGCGGGATCCTTTATGCATTGAATGACAAATACACCGGTGTTGCCGGCTGA
- a CDS encoding aspartate aminotransferase family protein — MSVATSRIEDLQVRVSPVPAETLYQFDETPLLARQRQQESNARSYPRRIPLALKRARGIYVEDVEGRSFIDCLAGAGTLALGHNHPVVIDAIRQVLSDELPLHTLDLTTPVKDQFVQDLFGLLPAELAREAKIQFCGPTGTDAVEAALKLVRTATGRSTVLSFQGGYHGMSQGALSLMGSLGPKKPLGALLSNGVQFLPFPYDYRCPFGLGGAEGVRVNLHYLENLLNDPEAGVLLPAAVIVEVVQGEGGVIPADLDWLRGLRRITEQAGVALIVDEIQSGFGRTGKMFAFEHAGIVPDVVVLSKAIGGSLPLAVVVYRDWLDTWLPGAHAGTFRGNQMAMAAGSAVMRYLKDHDIPAHAAAMGERLGEHLRILQRDFPQLGDIRGRGLMLGVELVDPSGTPDVQGHPPVHRQLAPLVQRECLKRGLILELGGRHGSVVRFLPPLVITAAEIDRVAQIFGRALAAAVGSL; from the coding sequence ATGTCAGTCGCTACCAGCCGTATCGAAGATTTGCAGGTTCGGGTCAGTCCGGTCCCGGCGGAAACGCTGTACCAGTTTGACGAAACACCGCTGCTGGCCCGCCAGCGCCAGCAGGAATCCAACGCCCGTAGCTATCCGCGACGCATTCCCCTGGCCCTTAAGCGGGCGCGGGGGATTTATGTCGAAGACGTTGAAGGCCGCAGCTTTATCGATTGCCTGGCCGGCGCGGGCACCTTGGCGTTGGGGCATAACCATCCGGTGGTGATCGACGCGATCCGCCAGGTGTTGAGCGATGAGCTGCCGCTGCACACGCTGGACCTGACGACACCGGTCAAGGACCAATTCGTCCAGGACCTGTTCGGCTTGCTACCGGCGGAACTGGCCCGTGAAGCGAAGATTCAATTCTGCGGCCCCACTGGTACCGATGCGGTGGAAGCCGCGCTGAAACTGGTGCGCACCGCTACCGGGCGCAGCACGGTGCTGTCGTTCCAGGGTGGTTATCACGGCATGAGCCAGGGTGCGTTGAGCCTGATGGGCAGCCTGGGGCCGAAAAAGCCGTTGGGTGCACTGTTGAGCAATGGTGTGCAGTTCCTGCCGTTTCCTTATGACTACCGTTGTCCGTTTGGCCTGGGTGGGGCGGAGGGGGTCAGGGTCAACCTGCACTACCTGGAAAACCTGCTGAACGATCCCGAGGCGGGCGTGTTGCTGCCAGCAGCGGTGATCGTTGAAGTGGTCCAGGGCGAGGGCGGCGTAATTCCGGCGGACCTCGACTGGCTGCGCGGCCTGCGGCGGATCACCGAGCAAGCCGGCGTGGCGCTGATCGTCGATGAAATCCAGAGTGGCTTCGGTCGCACCGGCAAGATGTTTGCCTTTGAGCACGCCGGCATCGTCCCGGACGTGGTGGTGCTGTCCAAGGCCATTGGCGGCAGCCTGCCGTTGGCGGTGGTGGTGTATCGCGACTGGCTCGATACCTGGCTGCCGGGTGCTCACGCCGGGACCTTCCGCGGTAATCAGATGGCCATGGCGGCGGGGTCAGCCGTGATGCGTTACCTCAAGGACCATGACATTCCTGCCCATGCGGCGGCGATGGGCGAGCGCCTGGGTGAGCACCTGCGCATCCTGCAGCGGGACTTCCCGCAATTGGGGGACATTCGCGGGCGTGGCCTGATGTTGGGCGTGGAATTGGTGGACCCCAGTGGTACGCCGGACGTTCAGGGGCATCCTCCGGTGCATCGTCAGTTGGCCCCGTTGGTACAGCGTGAGTGTCTCAAGCGTGGATTGATTCTTGAGCTGGGCGGACGGCATGGGAGCGTGGTGCGGTTCTTGCCGCCGCTGGTGATTACGGCGGCGGAGATTGACCGGGTGGCGCAGATATTTGGTCGTGCCTTGGCGGCAGCGGTGGGCAGCCTTTAA
- a CDS encoding MbtH family protein, which translates to MTSVFDREDILFQVVVNHEEQYSIWPDYKAVPQGWKTVGKSGMKKECLAYIEEVWTDMRPLSLRQKMEAVAG; encoded by the coding sequence ATGACCTCAGTATTTGACCGCGAAGATATTCTCTTTCAGGTGGTGGTCAACCATGAAGAGCAGTATTCCATCTGGCCGGATTACAAGGCTGTGCCACAGGGTTGGAAGACCGTGGGCAAGAGTGGGATGAAGAAGGAGTGTCTGGCTTATATCGAAGAGGTTTGGACGGATATGCGGCCTTTGAGTTTGCGGCAGAAGATGGAAGCTGTGGCTGGTTGA
- a CDS encoding substrate-binding domain-containing protein: MKTLPKTLCLLALSITLGTATLAQADTKPAPIRIGASFQEINNPYFVTMKDALQEAGATIGAQLIITDARHDVSKQVSDVEDMLQKGIDILLINPTDSVGVQSAVKSAHAAGVVVVAVDAQAEGPLDSFVGSKNFDAGFQACEYLAKNIGNKGNIAILDGIAVVPILERVRGCKEAVAKHPDIKIVSIQNGKQERDQALTVTENMLQAQPTLKGIFSVNDNGSLGALSAIEASGLDVKLVSVDGAPEAIKAILKPGSKFIATSAQFPRDQIRLALGIALAKKWGSQVPASIPVDIALIDQAKAKDFSW, translated from the coding sequence ATGAAAACGCTTCCGAAAACCCTGTGTTTGCTGGCCCTGAGTATCACCCTAGGCACCGCTACCCTGGCGCAGGCCGACACCAAACCCGCGCCCATCCGCATCGGCGCGTCCTTCCAGGAAATCAACAACCCTTACTTCGTCACCATGAAAGACGCCCTGCAGGAAGCCGGGGCGACGATCGGTGCGCAGTTGATCATCACCGACGCCCGCCACGACGTCTCCAAGCAGGTCAGCGACGTCGAAGACATGCTGCAAAAAGGCATCGACATCCTCCTGATCAACCCCACCGACTCGGTGGGCGTGCAATCTGCCGTCAAGTCCGCCCACGCCGCCGGTGTAGTGGTGGTCGCGGTGGACGCCCAAGCCGAAGGCCCGCTCGACTCCTTTGTCGGCTCGAAGAACTTCGACGCCGGGTTCCAGGCCTGTGAATACCTGGCCAAGAACATCGGCAACAAAGGCAATATCGCGATCCTCGACGGCATCGCCGTGGTGCCGATCCTGGAGCGGGTGCGCGGTTGCAAGGAGGCGGTGGCTAAGCACCCTGACATCAAGATCGTGAGCATTCAGAACGGCAAGCAGGAACGTGACCAGGCGCTGACCGTCACCGAAAACATGCTCCAGGCCCAACCCACTCTCAAGGGTATCTTCAGCGTCAATGACAACGGCTCCCTCGGTGCGCTTTCGGCCATTGAAGCCAGTGGCCTGGACGTCAAGTTGGTGAGCGTTGACGGTGCGCCGGAAGCGATCAAGGCGATCCTGAAACCGGGTAGCAAGTTCATCGCTACTTCGGCGCAGTTCCCTCGGGATCAGATCCGCCTGGCGCTGGGTATTGCCCTGGCCAAGAAGTGGGGCTCGCAAGTGCCCGCCAGTATTCCGGTCGACATTGCCCTGATCGACCAGGCCAAGGCCAAGGATTTCAGCTGGTAA
- a CDS encoding sugar ABC transporter ATP-binding protein encodes MSSLLQLENICKRYPGVQALKSINLQVERGEIHALLGENGAGKSTLMKILGGVEHQDEGRILIDGQAQQFATYRDAIAAGIGIVFQEFSLIPYLTAVENIFLGHELSNRFGLLRKREMVEASEALFKRLGVTIDLQCAVKHLSVAEQQFVEIAKALALDARLLVLDEPTATLTPSEAELLFEIMRELKRQGVAVIFISHHLEEIFQVCDRISVLRDGGNVGVTDVADSDIDRLVEMMVGRRLECNFPPKPTTERGPLLLEVKDIQLVRNGPHNQFQLHKGEILGFAGLVGSGRTELALGMMGALPSVSKDVWLRGEHVTLDDPAQALAHGIGLLPESRKSEGLITDFSIRENISLNNLSKYQGASGLIDKGKESASVEDLMRQLSIKAPSGESRVFNLSGGNQQKVVIARWINHHCDVLVFDEPTRGIDVGAKAQIYALMRNLTEQGYAIIMISSELPEIIGMCDRVAVFHKGAIVKVLEASAVNPQEVMRHATGGSSEYVH; translated from the coding sequence ATGAGCAGTCTTCTGCAGTTGGAAAATATCTGTAAGCGCTACCCGGGGGTGCAAGCCCTCAAGTCCATCAACCTGCAAGTGGAGCGGGGCGAGATTCATGCCTTGCTCGGGGAAAATGGCGCGGGTAAATCGACCTTGATGAAGATCCTCGGCGGCGTTGAGCATCAGGATGAAGGGCGGATTCTGATCGACGGCCAGGCGCAGCAGTTCGCGACGTATCGCGATGCGATTGCGGCCGGGATCGGCATCGTGTTCCAGGAGTTCAGCCTGATTCCCTACCTCACGGCGGTGGAAAATATCTTCCTCGGCCATGAGTTGAGCAACCGCTTCGGCCTGTTGCGCAAGCGCGAGATGGTTGAGGCGTCCGAAGCCTTGTTCAAGCGCCTTGGGGTAACCATCGACCTGCAATGCGCGGTCAAGCATTTGAGTGTGGCTGAGCAGCAGTTTGTCGAGATCGCCAAGGCCCTGGCCCTGGATGCGCGGTTGCTGGTGCTCGATGAGCCCACCGCGACACTCACACCGAGCGAAGCCGAGCTGCTGTTCGAGATCATGCGTGAGCTCAAGCGTCAGGGCGTAGCGGTGATTTTTATCTCTCATCACCTGGAGGAGATTTTCCAGGTCTGTGATCGCATCAGCGTGTTGCGCGACGGCGGCAATGTCGGTGTCACCGATGTGGCTGACAGTGATATCGACCGGCTGGTGGAAATGATGGTGGGCCGGCGCCTGGAGTGCAATTTCCCTCCCAAACCGACCACCGAACGCGGGCCGTTGTTGCTGGAGGTCAAGGACATCCAACTGGTACGCAACGGGCCGCATAACCAGTTCCAGTTGCACAAGGGCGAGATCCTCGGCTTTGCCGGCTTGGTGGGCTCCGGCCGCACCGAACTGGCCCTGGGCATGATGGGCGCGCTGCCGTCGGTGAGCAAAGACGTGTGGCTGCGGGGCGAACACGTCACGTTGGACGACCCGGCCCAGGCCTTGGCCCACGGCATCGGCCTGCTACCGGAAAGCCGCAAGAGTGAAGGGCTGATCACCGATTTCAGCATTCGCGAAAACATCTCTTTGAATAATCTGAGCAAGTACCAGGGCGCCAGCGGCCTGATCGACAAGGGCAAGGAGAGCGCCAGTGTCGAAGACCTGATGCGGCAACTGTCGATCAAGGCTCCCAGCGGTGAGAGCCGGGTGTTCAACCTCAGCGGCGGTAACCAGCAGAAAGTGGTGATTGCCCGCTGGATCAACCACCACTGCGACGTGCTGGTGTTCGACGAACCCACCCGTGGCATCGACGTGGGTGCCAAGGCGCAGATCTACGCGCTGATGCGCAACCTCACCGAACAAGGCTACGCAATCATCATGATTTCCTCGGAACTGCCGGAAATCATCGGCATGTGCGACCGGGTCGCCGTGTTCCACAAGGGCGCCATCGTCAAGGTACTGGAAGCGTCCGCCGTTAACCCACAAGAGGTCATGCGCCATGCAACAGGGGGCTCAAGTGAATACGTCCATTAA